Proteins found in one Deltaproteobacteria bacterium genomic segment:
- a CDS encoding AbrB/MazE/SpoVT family DNA-binding domain-containing protein, whose translation MKATATSKGQTTIPLPIRRKPKLNKGTVLEFDERVDHLKATKSVDATRMRGAIGIARKELGEKSVAQWMEALREPADLPRRRR comes from the coding sequence ATGAAGGCCACGGCAACGAGTAAAGGACAGACTACGATTCCACTGCCCATTCGCCGCAAGCCCAAGCTCAACAAGGGGACCGTTCTGGAGTTCGATGAACGGGTGGATCATTTGAAGGCGACAAAGTCTGTCGACGCCACCCGCATGCGCGGTGCGATCGGCATCGCGCGCAAAGAGCTGGGAGAGAAGAGCGTGGCGCAATGGATGGAAGCGCTGCGCGAGCCGGCAGATCTGCCGCGCCGCCGGCGATGA
- a CDS encoding FAD-dependent monooxygenase produces MADADVIIVGFRCAGAPLALALHRAGVKVIVVDSAPFFTDQPISTHAIQPYGMKMFDKVGLGDLVRGLAPANRAFRFQVEDSYMQLDLEGTELESHSPRRSKLDPALQNAVLAAGVDAREATRVIGLLRDGERVSGVRVKNANGESDLRAALVIGADGRNSTIAKMVGAPTYLESTAQNCIYWSYFEQTPVFTNDPRYKWGACIHLEAQESRAVFQTDSGLLLIAGGGRREVVERWRHDPEASLWEHLRRGRLTAPLMEGTRMVAKPIGVLSLHFFMKQAVGPGWALVGDSGLHLDPTPGLGITDAVRDAIALSEAIITGGDRAMNLYWRRRDADSLGLYHFAADMGSEDYDNPFTRMMFKHAQNSPAMVKSMYRMMDRQVRPQNMISPAKALGWLAAESFAGNFAPWAHLGRTLRFGRTIGRQQAILDRALAKAERGDLDTSVPSLPQ; encoded by the coding sequence ATGGCTGATGCCGATGTCATCATCGTCGGGTTTCGTTGCGCCGGGGCACCGCTCGCTCTCGCCCTGCATCGGGCGGGGGTGAAGGTGATCGTCGTCGATAGCGCGCCGTTCTTCACCGACCAGCCGATCTCCACGCACGCCATCCAGCCGTACGGCATGAAGATGTTCGACAAGGTCGGCCTCGGCGATTTGGTGCGAGGGCTGGCTCCCGCCAATCGCGCGTTTCGGTTCCAAGTGGAAGACAGCTACATGCAACTCGATCTCGAAGGGACCGAGTTGGAGTCCCACTCTCCGCGACGCTCGAAGCTCGACCCCGCTCTGCAGAATGCTGTCCTCGCCGCCGGCGTCGATGCGCGAGAAGCGACGCGCGTGATCGGTCTGTTGCGGGACGGCGAACGTGTCAGCGGCGTCCGCGTGAAGAATGCCAATGGTGAGTCGGACCTGCGTGCAGCGCTAGTCATCGGCGCCGACGGGCGCAACTCGACGATCGCCAAGATGGTCGGCGCCCCGACGTACTTGGAGTCCACCGCCCAGAACTGCATCTACTGGAGTTATTTCGAGCAGACGCCCGTCTTCACCAATGACCCGCGCTACAAATGGGGCGCGTGCATTCACCTCGAAGCACAGGAATCGCGCGCCGTCTTTCAAACCGACTCGGGCTTGCTGTTGATCGCCGGCGGTGGACGGCGGGAAGTCGTGGAACGCTGGCGGCACGATCCCGAAGCATCGCTGTGGGAGCACCTGCGACGCGGACGACTAACCGCCCCGCTCATGGAAGGAACCCGGATGGTCGCCAAGCCCATCGGTGTCTTGTCCCTCCATTTCTTCATGAAGCAAGCCGTGGGTCCCGGCTGGGCGCTCGTCGGCGACTCGGGTTTGCACCTCGACCCGACGCCCGGGCTTGGCATCACAGACGCGGTGCGCGATGCCATCGCGCTCTCCGAAGCGATCATCACCGGTGGTGACAGAGCGATGAATCTCTACTGGCGCCGCCGCGACGCGGACTCGCTCGGCCTCTATCACTTCGCCGCCGACATGGGCTCCGAAGACTACGACAATCCGTTCACGCGCATGATGTTCAAACACGCGCAGAACAGCCCGGCCATGGTGAAGAGCATGTACCGGATGATGGACCGACAAGTGCGTCCACAGAACATGATCTCCCCGGCCAAGGCGCTGGGTTGGCTGGCGGCCGAGAGCTTCGCGGGCAACTTTGCGCCGTGGGCCCATCTCGGCCGCACGTTGCGCTTCGGCCGCACGATTGGTCGTCAACAGGCCATCCTCGATCGCGCCTTGGCGAAGGCGGAACGCGGCGATCTGGATACCAGCGTGCCGTCGCTTCCGCAGTGA